One window of Oncorhynchus masou masou isolate Uvic2021 chromosome 33, UVic_Omas_1.1, whole genome shotgun sequence genomic DNA carries:
- the LOC135527547 gene encoding transcription factor HES-5-like: MAPCLTSSFHHLKFTEKDIKIRKPIVEKMRRDRINGCIEQLKLILGKEFHKEDPNTKLEKADILEMTVRFLRQKQQLQPAPSQRDYSEGYSQCWRESLQFLSGSPKRDTTTTSAGPLQGLQQQLSSQAQISCSSPMGRSTSPVSSIFRPTAKLQDKGVKGPVWRPW, encoded by the exons ATGGCTCCCTGCTTAACTTCCTCTTTCCACCATCTGAAGTTCACAGAAAAAGACATTAAG aTAAGGAAACCCATCGTGGAGAAGATGCGTCGAGATCGCATTAACGGCTGCATAGAGCAGCTCAAGCTCATCCTGGGGAAGGAGTTCCACAAAGAGGACCCCAATACCAAGCTGGAGAAAGCCGACATCCTGGAGATGACCGTGAGATTCCTGAGGCAGAAGCAGCAGCTGCAGCCGGCTCCATCTCAGAGGGACTACAGCGAGGGTTACTCACAGTGCTGGAGGGAGTCTCTGCAGTTCCTCTCTGGAAGCCCCAagagagacaccaccaccacctccgcTGGACCTCTTCAGGGGCTCCAACAGCAGCTCTCCTCCCAGGCCCAGATATCCTGCAGCAGCCCGATGGGCCGCTCCACTTCCCCAGTCTCCTCCATCTTCCGTCCCACCGCTAAGCTCCAGGACAAAGGAGTTAAAGGTCCAGTCTGGAGGCCCTGGTAG